The Plasmodium sp. gorilla clade G2 genome assembly, chromosome: 5 DNA segment AGATTCATATGACTATATGTACATTCATAATTCTTTCAATGACaaaaatgttaataaaaaagaagctTTCGATCAATTTTTACAAACGTTATTAAACAATTATGAAAATACACATAAAGAAGATGAAAGTAAAGAATCAAATCAACATACCAATAAAGATGGTCCCTCAtatgaagataaaaaaaatatgtacaaagaaatattaaaaggatATTATCAtgtattttttgaaaatgaTCAAAACGACACAGAATTAAatgtacataataataatgagggACACCATAAACCTCAAATGTTAGGTCAAGCAGTTCCAGAAAAAGAGGTACAGGGAAAATCAGAAAAACCATTATTTGCTTCATCTCCCGAAGTAGGTCATGTATTAAGAGAGGACTTATGGAACCAAAATGATAAAGAATTTAGTTACTTACTTGACCCTAATGAATATGCATCTTTAGAAGATAAACTTTTAGGATCTATATACAATTACtttgaaaaaaatcataACAATTTGGTTAAACATTTGTTACAACAAATTGCTacttacaaatataaatatatggaaCTTAAAGaacaatatattaatgaagTTATGAgacttaaaaaaatatataacaaaagcATTATGGCCATATTTATAGCATCGTGTGTTGCAGTATTAGGACCTgtattattacatatgtaTGAAAATACTCCAGAAGAATTTTTTGCAACCATATTAAGTTTTTCTATATCATTAGGTCTTCATAATTTGTTactaaaataaattatacatatatatatatataatcatttatattgatctatatattttcttgCATCATTTGTccctttatatatttttttgtcataatataaagtaatattataacttatgtttgtttattataaatatatttatcagtgaaatattttacatatgtatatatatatatatatatttcatatgcGTTTATCTGCCTTATATAATAGATTTGAAAGTCTAACAATTATACAAATTTGTTGTATATAGGAACtaacaatattttaatattgtttttttttaataattaaaaaaaatctacttttttaaattaaaatatatatatatatatattataatatatatattattttgttatcatcacaataatgaagatataatACCTCTTTCTAATGTAtaacattaaaaataaaataaatatttaaatgcatatatatatatatatatatatatatatatgtgcctTTATATTATGGTACCCTATACaactttttaattaaaaaaaaaaaatttaatctTCATTCTAAAGTTCATAATTCtgtattaaaacaaaaaaatatctcaaagtattattcattttatattcatattatttaaaaaaaaaaaaaaaaaaattacacaaAATTGAATCCACATAACCATCCCTTATATACATAAGAActagtaaaatatatatattcccatatttaaattttttttttttctaaccataaaaattaatttaaaaagttatataataaaactatAAGAAGTTATACagaaacatatattaataagtgTAATTCTTAAAGAGAAAAAttcttcaaatatatatttaaatcatgtatattttatattctaatttttttttattatatatatatatatatatatatatttttttttttttttttttttatttaaaaccTTGTACTTTTTATACAAGTcgaaaaaattttaaaataaatatatatttaattaataaaaattcttttaaaaatatattcattttatttaaaacacGTACACAAATTAATCatcttataatattttcatttatttattttatttgctttttttttctttacaaATTAAAGAACATTAATTATTTCATGtatgataatttataataaagtaaaaacataataatatattcaaaaatattaaaaatggcCATtaccatataatatatatattatctttcatattaaatggtttcctttttttttttttatattactttCCTTTTTAGGTAATCTAATAAtggtaatattaatatgtatatttaaaataaagtactaaaatatattaacagaATCTAttagtatttttatttaagtaaaataatgaaatgaaaatgaatggttatataaaagtatcctatttgttataataaaaaaaaaattattgggaaaaaatatatataaaaatatagcatatttctttttatatattcctttttttttacccatatgttttttttatatatattatataatataaataatataataataataataataatttgggctttaatattatgatatatatatatatatatatatatatatatataatttttatttttttccccttttttacaattttaacaaaaataatatagaatacatgcaaaaatatatgtatatgactTATCCCccaaaatatgataaaatatacaataaaatatataataatataatgctTTGACCCCCAAAAATGTATTGAAatatttactttttattataaatatatatataatatatattatatatatatataattttttatttaataatttattaagaaaaattacatttttttcccatccgaaaaacaaaaaaaaaaaaaaaaaaaaaaaagtaaaatataattcttttttaaattagaaaatcaaaaaatactttaaattaattttttatta contains these protein-coding regions:
- a CDS encoding parasite-infected erythrocyte surface protein, putative; the encoded protein is MLLFFAKLVVFTFFFWLLKYGKTRSYNKSVYKGKSKINKPVVRTLAEFDKIFQNSKSSINFLEHLDDYKNEDHTKNTHTKDQDEHSHELPNKHEDSYDYMYIHNSFNDKNVNKKEAFDQFLQTLLNNYENTHKEDESKESNQHTNKDGPSYEDKKNMYKEILKGYYHVFFENDQNDTELNVHNNNEGHHKPQMLGQAVPEKEVQGKSEKPLFASSPEVGHVLREDLWNQNDKEFSYLLDPNEYASLEDKLLGSIYNYFEKNHNNLVKHLLQQIATYKYKYMELKEQYINEVMRLKKIYNKSIMAIFIASCVAVLGPVLLHMYENTPEEFFATILSFSISLGLHNLLLK